In Cucurbita pepo subsp. pepo cultivar mu-cu-16 chromosome LG04, ASM280686v2, whole genome shotgun sequence, the following are encoded in one genomic region:
- the LOC111792249 gene encoding ABSCISIC ACID-INSENSITIVE 5-like protein 6, producing the protein MNFRNFEDMPPGEGTVAKTQGNFTLARQSSIYSLTFDEIQNTWSGLGKEVGSMNMDELLKNIWTAEESQAMTSGGGGVAAAGGGGGGGSAIGGNLQRQGSLTLPRTISQKTVDEVWKGLSKENVSVEDGSGIEAMPRREPTLGEVTLEEFLVRAGVVREEPLNCGFYNQNAGLAVGMLMENQMSENKNMVSVHNQNAVLLGTGVVRPSQQQQQQQPLFPKPATVTFASSMNSVNNPQLTNNMVLSSKPPLHEALIQGSGVGAIGLGSRGVTVASRSPTSTISSDVITKNSIRTSSYSPVPIPYSFGRGRRSNGALEKVVERRQRRMIKNRESAARSRARKQAYTMELEAEIAKLKEVNQELQNTQREIMETQKDKVLEKMKCQWGDKKLCLRRTLTGPW; encoded by the exons ATGAATTTCAGGAACTTTGAGGATATGCCACCAGGAGAAGGCACGGTGGCTAAGACACAAGGAAATTTCACATTGGCTAGACAGTCTTCTATATACTCTTTAACTTTTGATGAGATTCAGAACACATGGAGTGGACTCGGAAAGGAGGTCGGTTCGATGAATATGGATGAACTTCTGAAGAACATTTGGACTGCTGAAGAGTCTCAAGCAATGACATctggtggtggtggtgttgctgctgctggtggtggtggtggaggtggaAGCGCAATTGGTGGGAACTTGCAGAGGCAAGGATCGTTGACTTTACCCCGAACGATTAGTCAAAAGACGGTCGATGAAGTTTGGAAAGGCTTGAGTAAAGAGAACGTTAGTGTTGAAGATGGCAGTGGAATCGAGGCAATGCCTCGGCGAGAACCGACGTTAGGGGAGGTGACTTTGGAGGAGTTTTTGGTTAGAGCAGGAGTGGTAAGAGAAGAACCATTAAACTGTGGATTTTATAACCAAAATGCTGGTTTGGCTGTTGGGATGCTCATGGAAAATCAGATGTCTGAGAACAAAAACATGGTTTCTGTTCATAATCAAAATGCTGTTCTTTTAGGGACAGGAGTGGTAAGGCCttctcagcagcagcagcagcagcagccacTTTTCCCCAAACCAGCTACTGTGACCTTTGCTTCTTCAATGAATTCAGTGAACAATCCCCAGCTTACTAATAACATGGTTTTGTCTTCCAAGCCTCCTTTACATGAAGCTTTGATTCAGGGCAGCGGGGTCGGTGCGATTGGTTTAGGCTCGAGAGGGGTAACGGTTGCTTCAAGATCTCCTACGAGTACAATATCATCTGATGTGATTACAAAAAACAGCATAAGGACATCTTCATATTCGCCAGTTCCAATTCCGTATTCGTTTGGCCGGGGACGACGAAGCAATGGAGCTCTGGAGAAAGTTGTCGAGAGGAGGCAACGACGAATGATAAAGAACCGAGAGTCGGCTGCGAGATCACGAGCTCGTAAACAG GCCTACACCATGGAGCTTGAAGCAGAAATTGCAAAACTCAAAGAAGTGAACCAAGAGTTGCAGAACACACAG AGAGAGATAATGGAAACCCAGAAAGATAAG GTTCTGGAGAAGATGAAATGTCAGTGGGGTGACAAAAAACTCTGCTTAAGAAGAACATTGACAGGCCCTTGGTAG
- the LOC111794036 gene encoding O-acyltransferase WSD1-like, with translation MTSSSKLESDQPLTPAGRLFLRPEINQIIHCVIGLQNSIDVDSIKSQIADSVMIQHPRFSSLLVRDPNGVEYWRRTSIDVDRHVIVVADPVSDDGTGNENAVNDYLADLSTSSTMDMNKPLWEIHLLLAHNCFIFRIHHALGDGISLMSLFLTCCRRADDPNALPTIVSDSKTARKSRRQSWAEELPKMLLELLMTVWFSFLFVGEFILRALWVSDRKTPISGGDGVELWPRKVATAKFAVEDMKAVKNAVSNATINDVLFSVIGAGLSRYLEHRQPNSLKGLRLTGVAMINLREQPGLQDLADMMKGNNESRWGNKLGILLLPVYYHKKTSNPLQYLKRTKKMIDRKKRSFESYFSYGIGKFVMSWLGAKVACILNYRIMCNTSFTISNVIGPKEEISVGGNPITYIRATSTSLPHAITMHMMSYAGRADMQILVAKDIIPDPEFLAECFENALFEMKTAATTLNVK, from the exons ATGACGAGTTCCTCCAAGCTCGAAAGCGACCAGCCACTCACGCCGGCCGGCCGCCTCTTTCTCCGTCCTGAAATCAATCAGATTATCCACTGCGTCATCGGACTTCAGAACTCAATCGACGTCGATTCCATCAAATCTCAAATCGCCGATTCCGTAATGATCCAGCACCCTAGGTTTTCGAGCCTCCTAGTTCGCGATCCGAACGGCGTCGAATACTGGCGGAGGACTTCAATAGACGTCGACCGTCACGTCATCGTCGTTGCCGATCCTGTATCGGACGACGGAACAGGCAACGAGAACGCGGTCAACGATTATTTGGCTGATTTATCGACATCTTCGACGATGGATATGAATAAGCCTCTTTGGGAGATTCATTTACTTTTGGCGCACAATTGCTTTATTTTCCGAATCCATCACGCGCTCGGCGATGGAATCTCGTTGATGTCGCTGTTTTTGACATGTTGCCGGCGAGCCGACGATCCGAACGCGCTGCCGACGATCGTTTCGGATTCGAAGACGGCGAGGAAATCGAGGCGGCAGAGTTGGGCAGAGGAATTACCGAAGATGCTTCTGGAGTTGTTGATGACGGTGTGGTTTAGCTTCTTGTTTGTGGGAGAGTTTATATTGAGAGCGCTTTGGGTTTCTGACCGGAAAACGCCGATCTCCGGTGGCGATGGGGTGGAGCTCTGGCCGAGGAAAGTGGCGACGGCCAAGTTTGCGGTGGAGGATATGAAAGCGGTTAAGAACGCTGTTTCTAACGCT ACGATAAATGACGTTCTTTTTAGCGTGATAGGGGCAGGCTTATCTCGGTACTTGGAGCATAGGCAACCCAACA GTTTGAAAGGACTTCGGTTAACGGGAGTAGCCATGATTAATCTTAGAGAACAACCAGGGTTGCAG GATTTAGCTGATATGATGAAGGGAAATAACGAATCTCGATGGGGAAACAAGTTAGGGATCCTTCTCCTTCCTGTATACTATCATAAGAAAACGTCTAACCCTCTTCAATATCTGAAGAGAACAAAGAAGATGATTGACCGTAAGAAACGTAGCTTTGAATCATATTTTTCGTATGGAATTGGTAAGTTTGTAATGTCGTGGTTGGGAGCAAAG GTAGCTTGCATCCTTAATTATAGGATTATGTGCAACACAAGTTTCACAATCTCAAACGTAATTGGTCCAAAAGAAGAGATTAGTGTTGGAGGCAATCCCATTACATATATTAGAGCCACTTCAACAAGCTTGCCCCAT GCAATAACGATGCATATGATGAGCTACGCTGGGAGAGCTGATATGCAAATTCTTGTGGCTAAAGATATCATTCCTGACCCTGAATTTCTTGCTGAATGCTTTGAGAATGctttatttgaaatgaaaacgGCTGCCACGACGCTTAATGTAAAATAG
- the LOC111792123 gene encoding 40S ribosomal protein S16, which translates to MAASIESVQCFGRKKTAVAVTYCKRGRGLIKINGCPIELVEPEILRFKAYEPILLLGRHRFSGVDMRIRVKGGGHTSQIYAIRQSIAKALVAFYQKYVDEQSKKEIKDILVRYDRTLLVADPRRCEPKKFGGRGARARFQKSYR; encoded by the coding sequence ATGGCTGCTTCGATCGAGTCGGTTCAGTGTTTCGGCCGTAAAAAGACGGCGGTGGCAGTGACCTACTGCAAGCGCGGTAGGGGTTTGATTAAGATCAATGGCTGCCCAATCGAACTTGTCGAGCCGGAGATCCTGCGTTTCAAGGCTTACGAGCCAATCCTCCTCCTTGGACGACACAGGTTCTCGGGAGTCGACATGCGTATCAGAGTGAAGGGTGGAGGTCACACTTCGCAGATTTATGCCATTCGTCAGAGTATCGCTAAGGCTTTGGTCGCGTTCTATCAGAAATACGTGGACGAGCAGAGCAAGAAGGAAATCAAGGACATCCTTGTCAGGTACGACAGGACTTTGCTCGTCGCTGATCCTCGACGCTGTGAGCCCAAGAAGTTTGGTGGTCGTGGAGCTCGTGCGAGGTTCCAGAAATCTTACCGTTGA